In Maridesulfovibrio sp., the following proteins share a genomic window:
- a CDS encoding Hpt domain-containing protein, with protein MSEMIFNEQAFYKHLGGDVELGHEILRVYLVDAPERLQGLRQALDSGEVDLIVKYSHALKGISATVRAEETAVVSESIELAARKGDMEVVREYMPKVIAELDRALEAVRKHIAD; from the coding sequence ATGTCTGAGATGATCTTTAACGAGCAGGCTTTTTATAAACACCTCGGCGGTGATGTTGAGTTGGGGCATGAAATTTTAAGAGTGTACCTCGTTGATGCGCCTGAAAGGCTTCAAGGGCTTAGGCAAGCCTTGGATTCAGGTGAAGTGGATTTGATAGTCAAATATTCACATGCATTAAAGGGAATCTCCGCGACTGTAAGAGCAGAAGAGACTGCTGTGGTCTCTGAATCTATTGAGCTGGCTGCGCGGAAAGGAGACATGGAGGTTGTGCGTGAATATATGCCAAAAGTGATTGCTGAGTTGGATAGAGCTCTAGAAGCTGTTCGCAAGCATATTGCAGATTAA